Proteins from a genomic interval of Candidatus Palauibacter australiensis:
- a CDS encoding zinc-dependent metalloprotease, protein MTRFRKLLPVHLFFLFFYGPVSTVAQAAEGGLPSIEDKTASMRAIDGFIPMYWEASSGKLWLEISRWDTDILHMTGLASGLGSNDIGLDRGALSGSRLVRFHRVGPKVLMIQPNLDFRASSTNPREVRAVTDAFAPSTLWGFTAAAETEGRVLVDATDFVVRDMINWAQRLRPGTYRFDAGRSAVHLPMTMGFPENTEIEASLTFVRQPGGGGGGFGGFGGGGGAFEGVANVASTGEAATIRLHHSFVQLPELGEYTPRAFDPRSGYGTMSFADYSAPLGEDMQQRFIRRHRLEKRDPSAAMSEAVEPLVYYLDPGAPEPIRTALLEGARWWNQAFEAAGFRDAFQVEMLPDGVSSHDVRYNVINWVHRSTRGWSTGGSVTDPRTGEILKGVVTLGSLRWRQDYLIAEGLLSPYADGDEAPGDLAEWALARIRQLSAHEVGHTLGLVHNYYDSRLGRISVMDYPHPLVTLGDAGQLDYSEVYDVDIGEWDKVAIVYGYSEFPEGADEAAELERILDEAWDEDVILFTNQDINIHARADQWSNGVDAAAELERMMDVRRHSLDRFGEGAIRAGRPIVTVEEALVPLYMHHRYQVDAAASLLGGLEYVYAFRGDGRTPVKRVAGGAQRAALGALARTMRPAELEIPAGVLELLPPRPPGFGRSRETFPRYTGPAFDAVTPAVVATDHTVSRVLEPSRAARLVQQHALDPSLPGLKEVLTTLVDAVRPEPNETPYRTELRLAAFRVVVDRIMALADQASMPHVRAIATRSLTDMRAEMAANPPPERDAAFAALVDRDIERFLDKPSAPYEMPGTPNAPPGAPIGEPALDWLARDAWTAAGPAGWAAGWLGASPACSADRENF, encoded by the coding sequence GTGACCCGCTTCCGCAAGCTTCTGCCCGTTCATCTCTTTTTCCTCTTCTTTTACGGGCCCGTTTCAACCGTGGCGCAGGCTGCCGAGGGCGGACTCCCCTCGATCGAGGACAAGACGGCCTCGATGCGGGCCATCGACGGCTTCATCCCGATGTACTGGGAAGCCTCAAGCGGAAAGCTGTGGCTCGAAATCTCGCGCTGGGACACGGACATCCTCCACATGACGGGGCTCGCCTCGGGGCTGGGATCGAACGACATCGGTCTCGACCGTGGCGCGCTCTCGGGCTCCCGCCTCGTGCGCTTCCACCGGGTGGGGCCGAAGGTGCTGATGATCCAGCCGAACCTCGACTTCCGCGCGAGCAGCACGAACCCGCGCGAGGTGCGGGCCGTGACGGACGCCTTCGCCCCCTCCACGCTGTGGGGCTTCACGGCGGCGGCGGAGACGGAGGGGCGCGTGCTCGTCGACGCGACCGATTTCGTCGTCCGGGACATGATCAACTGGGCGCAGCGGCTGCGGCCCGGGACGTACCGGTTCGACGCGGGCCGGAGCGCGGTGCACCTGCCGATGACGATGGGGTTCCCGGAGAACACCGAGATCGAGGCATCCCTCACCTTCGTCCGCCAGCCGGGCGGCGGGGGCGGCGGATTCGGCGGATTCGGAGGGGGCGGCGGGGCGTTCGAAGGCGTCGCGAACGTGGCCTCGACCGGCGAGGCGGCCACGATCCGCCTCCATCACTCGTTCGTGCAACTGCCGGAGTTGGGAGAGTACACGCCCAGGGCCTTCGATCCCCGGTCCGGCTACGGAACCATGAGCTTCGCGGACTACTCGGCGCCGCTGGGAGAGGATATGCAGCAGCGGTTCATCCGGCGCCACCGGCTCGAGAAGCGGGATCCCTCGGCGGCGATGAGCGAGGCGGTCGAGCCGCTCGTCTACTACCTGGACCCGGGGGCGCCGGAGCCGATCCGGACGGCGCTGCTCGAGGGGGCTCGGTGGTGGAACCAGGCGTTCGAGGCGGCGGGCTTCCGGGACGCGTTTCAGGTGGAGATGCTCCCGGACGGCGTAAGTTCGCACGACGTGCGCTACAACGTGATCAACTGGGTTCACCGCTCGACGCGCGGCTGGAGCACGGGCGGCTCCGTCACCGACCCCCGCACGGGCGAGATCCTCAAGGGAGTGGTGACGCTCGGCTCGCTCCGCTGGCGGCAGGACTACCTGATCGCCGAGGGTCTCCTCTCGCCCTATGCCGACGGGGACGAAGCGCCGGGGGACCTGGCGGAGTGGGCGCTGGCGCGGATCCGGCAGCTGTCGGCGCACGAAGTGGGACACACGCTCGGCCTCGTCCACAACTACTACGACAGCAGGCTCGGCCGGATCTCGGTCATGGACTATCCCCATCCGCTCGTGACGCTGGGCGACGCCGGACAGCTCGACTATTCCGAGGTCTATGACGTGGACATCGGAGAGTGGGACAAGGTCGCGATCGTGTACGGGTACTCCGAATTCCCGGAGGGAGCGGACGAAGCCGCTGAGCTGGAGCGGATCCTCGACGAAGCCTGGGACGAGGACGTCATCCTCTTCACGAACCAGGACATCAACATCCACGCGCGCGCCGACCAGTGGTCGAACGGGGTGGACGCGGCGGCGGAACTCGAGCGGATGATGGACGTGCGGCGGCACTCGCTGGACCGCTTCGGCGAGGGCGCGATCCGCGCCGGGCGGCCGATCGTCACGGTCGAGGAGGCGCTGGTCCCGTTGTACATGCACCATCGCTACCAGGTGGACGCGGCCGCCTCGCTGCTCGGAGGGCTGGAGTACGTCTACGCCTTCCGCGGGGATGGGCGGACGCCCGTGAAGCGCGTCGCCGGCGGGGCGCAGCGGGCGGCGCTGGGTGCGCTGGCCCGGACGATGCGGCCGGCGGAGTTGGAGATCCCCGCCGGTGTGCTTGAATTGCTGCCGCCTCGGCCGCCGGGCTTCGGGCGTTCGCGCGAGACGTTTCCGCGCTACACCGGGCCGGCCTTCGATGCGGTCACGCCGGCGGTGGTGGCGACGGACCACACCGTGTCACGCGTCCTCGAACCGTCGCGGGCGGCGCGGCTCGTGCAGCAGCACGCGCTCGACCCGAGCCTGCCAGGCCTGAAGGAAGTGCTGACGACGCTGGTCGACGCCGTGCGCCCGGAGCCGAACGAGACGCCGTACCGCACCGAACTCCGCCTGGCCGCGTTCCGCGTGGTCGTGGATCGGATCATGGCCCTCGCGGACCAGGCGTCCATGCCGCACGTGCGCGCCATCGCGACGCGAAGCCTGACGGACATGCGGGCCGAGATGGCCGCGAACCCGCCGCCGGAGCGGGATGCCGCCTTCGCCGCGCTGGTCGACCGCGACATCGAGCGCTTCCTCGACAAGCCCTCGGCGCCCTACGAGATGCCGGGGACGCCGAACGCGCCGCCGGGCGCGCCGATCGGGGAACCTGCGCTGGACTGGCTCGCGCGCGACGCCTGGACCGCGGCCGGCCCCGCAGGCTGGGCGGCGGGGTGGCTCGGGGCGTCACCGGCCTGTTCGGCCGATCGAGAAAACTTCTGA